A portion of the Adhaeribacter radiodurans genome contains these proteins:
- the typA gene encoding translational GTPase TypA: protein MQSIRNIAIIAHVDHGKTTLVDKIIHASKIFDAHQHFDDLILDNNDLERERGITIVSKNVSVRYKDVKINIIDTPGHADFGGEVERVLKMADGVLLLVDAFEGAMPQTRFVLSKAIQLGLKPIVVVNKVDKENCRPDEVHEQVFDLMFNLDASEDQLDFVTLYGSSKQGWMSRDWREQTDNIIPLFDAIIEVIPPAPTREGTPQMQITSLDYSSFVGRIAIGRVHRGTLQEGANMSLCKRDGSIKKVKIKELHIFEGLGKVKVESVSSGEICAITGIEGFDIGDTLADFENPEPLERISIDEPTMNMLFTINNSPFFGKEGKFVTSRHLRDRLFKETEKNLALRVEETDKEDTFLVYGRGILHLSVLIETMRREGYELQVGQPQVLFKDIDGQRHEPIEHLVVDVPEETSGKVIELVTQRKGELTIMEPKGDLQHLEFNIPARGLIGLRNNVLTATAGEAIMNHRFQSYEPYKGTIPGRINGSLIAMENGPGTAYSIDKLQDRGVFFVEPGEDVYMGQVIGEHSRGNDLTVNIQKGKQLTNMRASGSDNNVRIVPKIQFSLEEAMEYIQKDEYLEVTPKNIRMRKIYLDENDRKRYEKKEE from the coding sequence ATGCAAAGTATCCGAAACATTGCGATTATCGCTCACGTTGACCACGGCAAAACGACGCTGGTTGATAAAATTATTCACGCTTCTAAAATATTTGACGCGCACCAGCACTTCGATGACCTGATTCTGGATAATAACGATCTGGAACGCGAACGTGGTATTACCATTGTTTCCAAAAACGTTTCTGTGCGTTATAAAGACGTAAAAATTAACATTATTGATACTCCGGGCCACGCCGACTTTGGCGGAGAGGTAGAACGGGTATTAAAAATGGCAGATGGTGTATTGCTGCTGGTAGATGCCTTTGAAGGCGCCATGCCCCAAACCCGTTTTGTATTGAGTAAGGCCATTCAGTTAGGATTAAAACCTATTGTGGTAGTAAACAAGGTAGATAAAGAAAACTGCCGCCCCGATGAAGTACACGAACAGGTATTTGATTTGATGTTTAACCTGGATGCTTCTGAAGACCAGTTAGACTTTGTAACCTTATATGGTTCTTCGAAACAAGGCTGGATGAGCCGGGATTGGCGCGAACAAACCGACAACATTATTCCGTTGTTCGATGCCATTATCGAAGTAATTCCACCGGCACCAACCCGCGAAGGCACACCGCAAATGCAGATTACTTCCTTAGATTACTCTTCGTTTGTAGGCCGGATTGCTATTGGCCGGGTACACCGCGGCACTTTGCAAGAAGGTGCTAACATGAGCTTGTGCAAGCGCGATGGCAGCATTAAAAAAGTAAAAATTAAAGAACTACACATTTTTGAAGGCTTAGGTAAAGTAAAAGTGGAATCGGTTTCTTCCGGCGAAATTTGTGCTATTACCGGTATCGAAGGTTTTGATATTGGCGATACTTTAGCCGATTTTGAAAATCCGGAACCATTAGAGCGGATTTCTATTGATGAGCCAACCATGAACATGTTGTTTACTATTAACAACTCGCCGTTCTTTGGTAAAGAAGGTAAATTTGTTACTTCCCGCCACTTACGCGATCGTTTATTTAAAGAAACGGAAAAGAACTTAGCTTTACGGGTAGAAGAAACCGACAAAGAAGATACTTTCCTGGTTTATGGCCGGGGTATTCTGCACTTGTCCGTTTTAATTGAAACCATGCGCCGCGAAGGCTATGAATTACAGGTAGGTCAGCCACAGGTGTTATTTAAAGACATCGATGGTCAACGCCACGAACCTATTGAACATTTAGTAGTAGACGTACCGGAAGAAACTTCGGGTAAAGTAATTGAGTTGGTAACCCAGCGCAAAGGCGAGTTAACCATTATGGAGCCCAAAGGCGACTTGCAACACCTGGAGTTTAACATTCCGGCGCGGGGTTTAATTGGCTTACGTAATAACGTATTAACTGCAACGGCTGGTGAGGCTATTATGAACCACCGTTTTCAGAGTTACGAACCTTATAAAGGCACCATTCCGGGTCGGATTAATGGTTCTTTAATTGCCATGGAAAATGGTCCGGGTACGGCTTATTCTATTGATAAATTACAAGATCGCGGCGTATTTTTCGTAGAACCCGGCGAAGATGTGTACATGGGTCAGGTAATTGGCGAGCACAGCCGTGGCAACGACTTAACCGTGAACATTCAAAAAGGTAAGCAGCTGACCAACATGCGGGCTTCCGGTTCCGATAACAACGTGCGGATTGTACCTAAAATTCAGTTCTCCCTGGAAGAAGCAATGGAATACATCCAGAAAGACGAATACCTGGAAGTAACGCCGAAAAACATCCGGATGCGTAAAATCTACCTCGACGAAAACGACCGCAAACGTTACGAGAAGAAAGAAGAATAG
- a CDS encoding glycoside hydrolase family 16 protein, with the protein MKLRDALLTILFTFIISFGAIAQSKSSSAKQSAKNKKDTGWQLVWADEFNILGRPDPKNWIFEKGFVRNQEAQLYQPENAWCEKGYLIIEGRREQKTNPAYQANSSDWRTNREFAAYTAASLTTQGKQQWQYGRWEKRGKIDIRPGMWPAFWTLGVSGEWPRNGEVDIMEYYRDSLLANAAWGTAKQYQAKWSTTKKAITSFNNPNWAQKFHVWRMDWDEKYIRLYVDGLLLNEVDLTKTINQDGSGKNPFHQPHYLLLNLAIGGTNGGDVSKTTFPARFEVDYVRVYQKRKTQ; encoded by the coding sequence ATGAAACTAAGGGACGCTCTTCTTACGATATTATTTACTTTTATTATTTCTTTTGGGGCAATAGCTCAATCTAAATCTAGTTCAGCTAAGCAATCTGCTAAAAATAAAAAAGATACTGGTTGGCAGTTAGTGTGGGCCGATGAATTTAATATTCTTGGTCGACCAGACCCGAAGAACTGGATTTTTGAAAAAGGATTTGTCCGGAACCAGGAAGCCCAATTATACCAACCAGAAAATGCCTGGTGCGAAAAGGGTTACCTGATTATTGAAGGCCGGCGGGAACAAAAAACTAATCCTGCTTATCAAGCAAATAGTTCTGATTGGCGCACCAATCGCGAGTTTGCGGCTTATACAGCGGCCAGCTTAACTACTCAGGGAAAACAGCAATGGCAATATGGCCGATGGGAAAAGCGCGGAAAAATAGACATAAGGCCGGGAATGTGGCCGGCTTTCTGGACATTAGGAGTTTCCGGCGAATGGCCCCGCAACGGGGAAGTTGATATTATGGAATATTACCGCGACTCCTTATTAGCCAATGCAGCGTGGGGCACGGCCAAGCAATACCAGGCAAAATGGAGCACCACTAAAAAAGCCATTACCTCTTTTAACAACCCTAATTGGGCGCAAAAATTTCATGTTTGGCGCATGGATTGGGACGAAAAATACATCCGGCTGTACGTAGATGGTTTGCTCCTGAATGAGGTAGATTTAACTAAAACTATTAACCAAGATGGCTCGGGTAAAAATCCTTTTCACCAACCGCATTACTTGCTCTTGAACCTGGCTATTGGTGGTACCAACGGTGGCGATGTTTCTAAAACTACTTTCCCCGCCCGGTTCGAAGTAGATTACGTACGCGTTTACCAGAAAAGAAAAACGCAGTAA
- a CDS encoding DUF3817 domain-containing protein, translating to MQTPIRRFRVVGIIEGISYLILLGIAMPLKYWAGIPEVVKIVGWAHGVLFVLFGLALLHVWVNRRWSFGRALLAFLASLIPFGTFIFDKSLRREEQLVQR from the coding sequence ATGCAAACACCAATCAGACGGTTTAGGGTTGTAGGAATTATAGAGGGTATCTCGTATTTAATTTTATTGGGCATAGCCATGCCTTTAAAGTATTGGGCGGGTATCCCGGAAGTAGTTAAAATAGTAGGTTGGGCGCACGGCGTATTATTTGTTTTATTTGGATTAGCATTACTGCACGTATGGGTTAACCGGCGCTGGAGTTTTGGGCGGGCATTATTGGCTTTTTTAGCTTCGCTGATACCCTTCGGAACCTTTATTTTTGATAAAAGCTTACGGCGCGAAGAGCAATTAGTCCAGCGCTAA
- a CDS encoding nucleotidyltransferase family protein, translating into MGATGVVLLAAGASVRLGSPKQNLNFQGQTLMQHAVQVAQQSGSSPIVVVLGAQADSLRAQLNFPEMYIVENKEWKEGMSASIRHGLAALLKVAPLVENVIIMLCDQPFVSGELLQELIKHKETSSQKIIACSYQDTVGTPVLFDKQYFQELLALHGNNGAKKLLYQYPEFVATIPFELGSFDIDTVSDYTALQQYLSGNSKNPATLLEDNPE; encoded by the coding sequence ATGGGAGCAACCGGGGTGGTTTTATTGGCGGCAGGCGCATCCGTTCGCTTAGGGAGTCCGAAACAAAATTTAAATTTTCAGGGCCAAACTTTAATGCAGCACGCAGTGCAGGTAGCGCAACAATCGGGTAGCAGCCCTATTGTAGTGGTGCTGGGTGCGCAAGCCGATTCTCTAAGAGCGCAATTAAATTTTCCGGAGATGTATATTGTGGAGAATAAAGAATGGAAGGAAGGAATGAGCGCTTCTATCCGGCACGGTTTAGCGGCTTTATTAAAAGTAGCTCCTCTCGTAGAAAATGTAATTATAATGCTCTGCGACCAGCCTTTTGTCTCTGGCGAACTCCTGCAAGAATTAATCAAACACAAAGAAACCAGCTCTCAAAAAATAATTGCCTGTTCTTACCAGGATACAGTAGGTACACCAGTATTGTTTGATAAGCAATATTTTCAGGAGTTACTTGCCCTACACGGTAACAATGGTGCTAAAAAATTACTTTACCAGTACCCGGAGTTTGTAGCTACTATCCCGTTTGAGTTAGGTTCTTTTGATATTGATACCGTATCGGATTACACGGCTTTGCAGCAGTACCTGTCCGGTAATAGCAAAAATCCGGCAACCCTTTTAGAAGATAATCCGGAATAA
- a CDS encoding XdhC family protein, which translates to MKEIQDIVRAYGIARQLNKKTALATVVQVEGSAYRRAGARMLVTEEGELTGAISGGCLEGDALRRARLVMTQQKALLVTYDTTDDDDSRLGVGLGCNGIIQILIEPIVDEDPDNPIALLSAVISQRQQAVIVTLFSLQNRLGLQPGTCLLLPEKGDKRGDKYPRELGELLEKEGSQVLHSKKSIIRNYQLQDKVFSAFVEYLHPPVSVIVLGAGNDVQPLVQMASILGWQVTVIDGRTNYAVKARFPTAEKVLLAKPQQVLENISVDGQTVFLLMTHNYNYDLAMLRQLLPLPIEYVGVLGPKKKLNQMLEELESEGVEISSEQMQKIYGPLGLDIGAETPEEIALSAISEIKTVLAGKEGTFLRQKPQAIHERSVVDAPIAIADSQPVSEKVI; encoded by the coding sequence ATGAAAGAGATACAAGATATTGTCCGGGCTTATGGAATAGCCCGCCAATTAAATAAGAAAACCGCCTTAGCAACAGTAGTACAGGTAGAAGGGTCGGCGTACCGGCGAGCTGGTGCCCGTATGCTGGTTACCGAAGAAGGGGAATTAACAGGTGCCATTAGCGGTGGCTGCCTGGAAGGCGATGCCTTGCGCAGAGCCCGCCTCGTAATGACTCAGCAAAAAGCCTTATTGGTAACCTACGATACTACCGACGATGACGACTCGCGTTTAGGTGTAGGATTAGGTTGTAACGGCATTATTCAAATTTTAATTGAGCCCATTGTTGACGAAGATCCGGATAACCCCATTGCTTTACTTTCGGCGGTTATTAGTCAGCGGCAGCAAGCTGTAATTGTTACTTTGTTCTCGCTGCAAAACCGTTTAGGTTTACAGCCAGGTACTTGTTTGTTACTGCCCGAAAAAGGCGATAAACGTGGTGATAAATATCCAAGGGAGCTAGGTGAACTGCTGGAGAAAGAAGGAAGCCAAGTATTGCATAGTAAAAAGTCCATTATCCGCAATTATCAATTACAGGATAAGGTATTTAGTGCCTTTGTAGAATACCTGCATCCACCTGTTTCGGTAATTGTTTTAGGGGCGGGCAACGATGTGCAGCCGCTCGTACAAATGGCTAGTATTTTAGGTTGGCAGGTAACAGTAATAGATGGCCGCACTAATTACGCGGTTAAAGCCCGTTTTCCTACCGCCGAAAAAGTATTGTTAGCCAAACCCCAACAGGTACTGGAAAATATATCGGTAGATGGGCAAACCGTTTTCCTGCTCATGACCCACAACTATAATTACGATTTGGCTATGCTCCGGCAATTATTGCCTTTGCCAATAGAATATGTGGGAGTTTTAGGACCCAAAAAGAAACTAAACCAGATGCTCGAGGAACTGGAATCTGAAGGCGTGGAAATTTCTTCGGAACAAATGCAGAAAATTTACGGTCCGCTTGGTTTAGATATTGGGGCCGAAACTCCCGAAGAAATTGCTTTATCTGCTATTTCTGAAATTAAAACGGTACTTGCCGGCAAAGAAGGTACTTTTCTGCGCCAAAAACCGCAAGCTATTCATGAACGGTCCGTGGTAGATGCGCCCATCGCAATTGCAGACTCGCAGCCGGTATCGGAAAAAGTAATTTAA
- a CDS encoding metallophosphoesterase family protein: MEQNKQQNPVRIAAVGDIHVKETDQGKWVEYFQTVSAQADILLLCGDLTDTGHLAEAEVLAQELKACTIPIIAVLGNHDYERDQQKTIKKMLENDNVHILDGQSIVLHGIGFAGIKGFGGGFDKHMLSMFGEPMIKSFVQEAVDDALKLDRALAHLDVDYVDIPKIVVLHYAPIKETVVGEPPEIFPYLGCSRLVEPINRRQVLVAFHGHAHVGTLEGQTSAGVKVFNVAKPILQREGYEVPYYLYEVELKPEPAVQEVANQQE, from the coding sequence ATGGAACAAAATAAGCAGCAAAATCCTGTCCGGATTGCCGCCGTGGGCGATATTCATGTAAAAGAAACTGACCAGGGCAAATGGGTAGAATATTTCCAGACGGTTTCGGCGCAAGCCGATATTTTATTGCTCTGCGGCGACCTCACCGATACCGGGCACCTAGCCGAAGCCGAAGTATTAGCGCAAGAGTTAAAAGCCTGTACTATTCCCATTATTGCGGTATTGGGTAATCACGATTACGAGCGCGACCAGCAGAAAACCATCAAAAAAATGTTGGAAAACGATAACGTGCATATTTTGGATGGTCAGTCGATAGTACTGCACGGGATTGGTTTTGCAGGCATAAAGGGCTTTGGCGGTGGTTTTGATAAGCACATGCTGTCGATGTTCGGCGAACCCATGATTAAAAGTTTCGTGCAGGAAGCTGTAGATGATGCGTTAAAACTTGATCGGGCTTTAGCGCACTTAGATGTAGATTACGTAGATATACCTAAAATTGTAGTATTACATTATGCGCCTATTAAAGAAACCGTAGTAGGAGAACCGCCCGAAATTTTCCCGTACCTGGGCTGCTCCCGTTTGGTAGAGCCCATTAACCGGCGCCAAGTATTGGTTGCTTTTCATGGCCACGCACACGTAGGTACATTAGAAGGCCAAACTTCGGCGGGAGTAAAAGTATTTAACGTAGCCAAACCAATATTGCAACGCGAAGGGTATGAGGTGCCCTATTACCTGTACGAAGTAGAACTTAAACCAGAACCAGCCGTTCAGGAAGTAGCCAATCAGCAAGAATAA
- a CDS encoding nucleotidyltransferase translates to MIQEDELQTVAHNFFAEALRLLSESEIPFLVGGGLALRQYTGIIRDLKDLDLFCKAGDYARILKFFAEHGFATELTDVRWLAKVFKNNYYIDIIFNTVNNICTVDDTWFDHAVTGEAYGVPVKFIPAEELLWCKVYVQNRERYDGADVNHIIVKHGHLLDWNRIWTRLEQHWHLLLAQVLLFQFVYPTERDIIPKWLFDTLIEKAKGQFDLPLPVEKVCLGPIIDQTQYRTDIVDAEYKVITIKTV, encoded by the coding sequence ATGATACAAGAAGACGAATTACAAACGGTTGCGCATAACTTTTTTGCGGAGGCATTACGATTACTCTCCGAAAGCGAAATTCCTTTTTTAGTAGGAGGGGGACTCGCCTTACGCCAATATACCGGTATTATCCGCGATTTAAAAGATTTGGATTTATTCTGTAAAGCCGGTGACTATGCCCGTATTTTAAAGTTTTTTGCCGAGCATGGCTTTGCAACTGAATTAACGGATGTACGCTGGTTAGCCAAAGTTTTTAAAAATAATTATTACATCGATATAATTTTTAATACGGTAAATAATATTTGCACTGTAGATGATACCTGGTTTGACCATGCCGTAACCGGCGAAGCGTACGGCGTACCGGTAAAATTTATTCCGGCCGAAGAATTGTTGTGGTGTAAAGTTTACGTTCAAAACCGCGAGCGCTACGATGGTGCCGATGTAAACCATATTATTGTAAAACACGGGCATTTACTCGATTGGAACCGCATCTGGACCCGGCTGGAACAGCATTGGCATTTATTGTTGGCTCAAGTTTTACTTTTCCAGTTTGTATATCCAACGGAACGCGATATTATTCCCAAATGGCTGTTCGATACCTTAATAGAAAAAGCTAAAGGCCAGTTTGATTTGCCGTTACCCGTCGAAAAAGTTTGTCTCGGACCTATTATCGACCAGACCCAATACCGAACCGATATTGTGGATGCCGAGTATAAAGTAATTACCATCAAAACTGTTTAA
- a CDS encoding 5' nucleotidase, NT5C type produces MNKKRIAIDMDEVITDSIGRFIELYQKEFREDLSSLRLPGRNLTNTVPPERLDIVKQYPHQPDFFKDLDPIADSLKVVEQLHQRYEVFITTAALEFEHSFTPKYNWLKTHLPFITWKNIVFCGDKSIIRADYLLDDLERNLKTFTGTGLLFTAPHNAHVTGYTRLNNWQGVAAYFLD; encoded by the coding sequence ATGAACAAAAAACGTATCGCCATTGATATGGACGAAGTTATTACCGATTCTATTGGCCGCTTTATAGAACTTTATCAAAAAGAATTTAGGGAAGACCTTTCCAGTCTTCGTTTACCAGGTCGTAATTTAACTAACACAGTACCGCCCGAACGTTTAGATATTGTAAAACAGTACCCCCACCAACCCGATTTTTTTAAAGATTTAGACCCGATCGCCGATAGTTTGAAAGTAGTGGAGCAACTGCATCAGCGCTACGAAGTTTTTATTACTACGGCTGCTTTAGAGTTTGAGCATTCGTTTACGCCTAAGTACAATTGGTTAAAAACACATTTACCTTTTATTACCTGGAAAAATATTGTTTTTTGTGGCGATAAAAGTATTATCCGCGCCGATTACCTGCTCGACGACCTGGAACGTAACTTAAAAACTTTTACGGGTACAGGACTACTTTTTACGGCTCCGCATAACGCACACGTTACCGGTTATACCCGCCTAAATAATTGGCAAGGAGTAGCGGCCTATTTTCTGGATTGA
- a CDS encoding Ig-like domain-containing protein, translating into MKKNYTPLLLVVRSFKQVLLLIGIVIGLPGFAQTIQVNFQNPSTVPPSGWVRDYGQAYGLRTGSNQGSKLTYGWKKSSDNSLLNISVGGTTPGNGRDRNKPSNVLQATLVHMQSNDIVGPFDGTKAEGYWEVKVPKGIYDVTVSAGDAGVYSFPERHSLNVEGATAIDKFVPTGAVGASTRFKSGTVRVSVTDGNLTIDADGGTNTKINSARIVPVTTGPITYWSANEQIVTIEKGSSTANKTFSLDLSNTGNKSVQYTLSAVYSANGNNWLTFNKTHTGTEPNVTFNYANAQNLVVGTYKATVKAVATGYTAGTFTVQVKVSAPRPYVISSTPAKGATNVSVNTSSIAANNLFVPTVTNYKGGVNNSTITSSTVKLLKVVGTSTTQVAGVVQGTGGGDAISFSPTFALEGNTTYKFMVTEGVKSYSGAAFIPYTATFTTGAAIEPTDRLSVEFTKVPIPGTQGKKYSSLVIGPDDKFYALRLDGKIERFTINHTNGTLSNLTTINTLVGKYGNRTAVGLVFDPASTASNLIAYVSHCSSGLEGAPIFDGKISKLTGSTLSTERLLVKNLPRSAKDHLVNSLVFGPDKALYIAQGSNSSMGALDGSWQRNESLLSGTVLRLDLVKLGSSTLDAKTTSNQSLINKATSTQLRFSDGTYNPYAANAPLTIYASGVRNAYDLVWHSNGQLYAPANGSAAGGSTPPSVAGTRRPDGTFYSGPTIPATSGVQVQNDWLFRIKPKGYYGHPNPLRGEYVANRGYKDNPKYPSTIGSDKNYRGAAFNFELNRSPNGAIEYKSNAFNGALKGKILVCRFSGGGDIIVLEPGSVVKGSADSEYNIDDSYTGAGTSGLVGMSGFINPLDVVEDVKTGNLYVIEFNWNNIPDRTSQITLLRVSSISDDEGFASAFPEKITATEVVGVTQTAVSQITTSLNQATMAKKDKDKDKDKDKDKDKDKDKDKDEDKGKDKDKDKDKDKDDDSDLPDLSKVTLHAVTISNTGRGNLKLKGLGITGENAGEFRMIGEPDAKPNKPIKIRKNSSVTFNVAFYPTSKGFKKAKLEAVSNKKKKDQTVSVELYGLGIVYEGSDTTSIGSLVDSVSSTISKVVNNVNQTLKVYPNPNPIGSKIYADLTGFSKQESVTLSLYDTFGQLYQAKTVTMDAQGSTSAELLVTKTIKPGIYILKAQGSSGQKQTRIVLE; encoded by the coding sequence ATGAAAAAAAATTACACTCCTCTGCTTCTGGTTGTTCGCTCCTTTAAACAAGTATTGCTACTAATTGGAATAGTCATTGGTCTACCCGGCTTTGCTCAAACTATTCAGGTTAACTTCCAAAACCCATCAACGGTACCGCCAAGTGGTTGGGTCCGGGATTATGGTCAAGCTTATGGTCTTCGGACGGGGTCCAATCAGGGCAGTAAATTGACCTATGGCTGGAAGAAAAGTTCGGATAACAGCTTGTTGAATATTTCCGTTGGTGGTACTACTCCGGGTAACGGACGTGATCGGAATAAACCTTCTAATGTACTACAAGCTACCTTGGTGCACATGCAATCAAATGATATTGTGGGTCCTTTTGATGGTACTAAAGCCGAAGGTTACTGGGAAGTAAAAGTGCCGAAAGGAATTTATGATGTAACTGTTTCGGCGGGAGATGCCGGTGTTTATTCTTTCCCGGAAAGACATAGTTTAAATGTAGAAGGGGCTACGGCCATTGATAAATTTGTGCCTACCGGAGCAGTTGGCGCCAGTACCCGCTTTAAATCTGGCACGGTACGGGTAAGCGTTACCGATGGCAACTTAACCATTGATGCCGATGGCGGAACCAACACCAAAATTAACTCGGCCCGGATTGTGCCGGTTACTACTGGACCTATTACTTATTGGTCGGCCAATGAACAAATAGTTACCATTGAAAAAGGTAGTTCTACGGCGAATAAAACGTTTTCTTTAGACTTAAGCAACACCGGTAATAAAAGCGTTCAGTATACACTATCGGCCGTATACAGCGCAAATGGCAACAACTGGTTAACATTTAATAAAACGCATACGGGCACCGAACCGAATGTAACTTTTAATTATGCTAATGCTCAAAATCTGGTGGTGGGTACGTATAAGGCAACCGTTAAAGCAGTGGCTACTGGTTATACTGCTGGTACTTTTACTGTTCAGGTTAAGGTAAGTGCCCCTCGTCCTTACGTAATTTCTTCTACTCCGGCAAAAGGTGCTACCAATGTAAGCGTAAACACCTCCAGTATTGCGGCCAATAACTTGTTTGTGCCAACTGTAACTAATTATAAAGGCGGGGTAAATAATAGTACCATTACCAGCAGCACCGTAAAACTATTAAAAGTGGTAGGTACTTCTACCACCCAGGTAGCAGGAGTTGTACAAGGTACCGGTGGCGGAGATGCTATTAGTTTTTCGCCTACTTTTGCTTTAGAAGGAAATACTACATATAAGTTTATGGTTACGGAGGGCGTTAAATCTTATAGTGGAGCTGCCTTTATTCCGTATACGGCTACTTTTACTACCGGTGCTGCCATTGAACCAACGGATCGTTTATCAGTGGAGTTTACTAAAGTACCCATTCCTGGAACCCAAGGTAAAAAGTATTCTTCTTTAGTAATCGGGCCAGATGATAAGTTTTATGCCTTACGCCTGGATGGAAAAATTGAGCGTTTTACGATTAATCATACGAATGGTACCTTAAGTAATTTAACTACTATAAATACTTTAGTAGGCAAGTACGGGAACCGGACCGCTGTAGGATTAGTGTTTGATCCGGCTTCTACGGCTAGTAACCTGATTGCCTATGTTTCGCATTGTTCTTCCGGGTTAGAAGGCGCACCCATTTTTGATGGTAAAATTTCTAAATTAACAGGTTCTACTCTTTCTACCGAACGCTTACTAGTAAAGAACTTGCCCCGCTCGGCTAAAGATCATTTAGTAAATAGTTTGGTTTTTGGTCCGGATAAAGCCTTGTATATAGCGCAGGGAAGTAATAGCTCGATGGGTGCTTTAGATGGATCCTGGCAACGGAACGAAAGTTTATTATCGGGAACGGTGTTGCGCTTGGATTTAGTAAAATTAGGCAGCTCTACTTTAGACGCTAAAACTACTTCTAACCAAAGTTTAATTAATAAAGCTACCTCAACGCAGTTGCGGTTTTCGGATGGTACTTATAATCCGTACGCTGCAAATGCACCACTGACTATTTATGCTTCTGGTGTCCGGAATGCTTACGATTTGGTGTGGCATAGCAACGGCCAACTTTACGCACCAGCTAACGGCTCGGCGGCGGGTGGCAGCACGCCACCTTCGGTAGCCGGAACCCGTCGGCCGGATGGTACCTTTTACAGCGGACCAACTATACCCGCTACTTCAGGTGTGCAGGTGCAAAACGATTGGCTATTCCGCATTAAACCAAAAGGCTATTACGGTCATCCTAATCCATTACGGGGAGAATACGTAGCCAACCGGGGGTACAAAGACAATCCTAAATACCCTAGCACTATTGGGTCAGATAAAAACTACCGGGGAGCAGCCTTTAACTTTGAATTGAACCGCTCCCCGAATGGCGCCATTGAATACAAGAGTAATGCCTTTAATGGGGCTCTGAAAGGTAAAATACTGGTATGTCGCTTTAGTGGTGGGGGCGATATAATTGTTTTAGAGCCAGGTTCGGTGGTAAAAGGCAGTGCCGACAGTGAATACAATATTGATGATTCTTATACCGGTGCAGGCACCAGTGGCTTGGTGGGGATGTCGGGCTTTATTAACCCCCTAGATGTTGTGGAAGATGTAAAAACAGGTAACTTATACGTGATTGAATTCAACTGGAACAACATACCCGATAGAACTTCTCAAATTACCTTATTACGTGTGAGCAGCATTTCCGATGACGAAGGATTTGCATCTGCTTTTCCCGAAAAAATTACGGCTACCGAAGTGGTGGGAGTAACGCAAACAGCTGTATCCCAGATTACAACTTCTTTGAACCAAGCTACTATGGCTAAGAAAGACAAGGACAAAGACAAAGACAAGGACAAAGATAAGGATAAGGACAAAGACAAAGACAAAGACGAAGATAAGGGCAAGGATAAAGATAAAGACAAGGACAAGGACAAAGACGATGACTCTGATTTACCGGATTTGTCGAAAGTAACCTTACACGCCGTAACTATTTCCAACACCGGACGGGGAAACCTAAAGTTGAAAGGCTTAGGCATTACTGGCGAAAATGCGGGTGAGTTCCGGATGATTGGTGAGCCGGATGCAAAACCAAATAAACCAATAAAAATTCGCAAGAACAGCTCGGTAACCTTTAATGTGGCGTTTTATCCAACCTCAAAAGGCTTTAAAAAGGCAAAGTTAGAAGCGGTAAGTAACAAGAAAAAGAAAGATCAAACGGTTTCGGTAGAGTTGTACGGCTTAGGTATTGTGTACGAAGGCAGTGATACTACTTCCATTGGTTCTTTGGTTGATTCTGTATCTTCTACCATAAGCAAAGTGGTAAATAATGTTAATCAAACTCTTAAAGTTTATCCAAATCCTAACCCAATAGGATCAAAAATTTACGCGGATTTAACGGGATTTAGTAAACAAGAATCTGTTACCCTAAGTTTGTACGATACTTTTGGCCAATTATACCAGGCCAAAACGGTAACTATGGATGCGCAGGGAAGTACTTCGGCGGAATTGTTGGTTACTAAAACCATAAAACCAGGTATTTACATTCTGAAAGCCCAAGGTTCTTCCGGCCAAAAGCAAACCAGAATTGTACTGGAATAG